The following coding sequences lie in one Lolium perenne isolate Kyuss_39 chromosome 2, Kyuss_2.0, whole genome shotgun sequence genomic window:
- the LOC139835711 gene encoding uncharacterized protein, with protein sequence MDVCCLAGGFKPQRNFTQIKATLPSGSYATSSRTTCRSRVEVDTQLEEAYAVAYEEYLEKVKEHDLVKDAYVQWTSNQMASFTRFMMTGVREEPLPEPPHPGPTPVFPSKEEFYIMYKRQRQLTR encoded by the exons atggacgtctgctgccttgctgggggtttcaagcctcagaggaacttcacgcagatcaaggctaccctcccctccggcagctacgctacctcctcgcggactacatgccgttctcgggtagaggttgat actcagctcgaggaggcctatgcagtagcttacgaggagtatctcgagaaggttaaggagcatgaccttgtgaaagatgcctatgtccagtggacgagcaaccagatggcg agtttcactcggttcatgatgactggagtgcgagaggaaccactcccagagccacctcatccggggccgacgccagtgttcccgtccaaggaggagttctatatcatgtacaagcgtcagcgtcagttgacccggtaa